In one Roseburia intestinalis L1-82 genomic region, the following are encoded:
- a CDS encoding LPD25 domain-containing protein gives MEQHLSDPSTVQQLIDFLAQVQWKTTSVFSRSNGWKFTEELRELHPLRYLYNEGDVVYIGTDKYEIATLTEEKVYLQNAEFPILGQEYSRADFEEKLTENPANDHLKVVVTEKQRTETPSEKKQDGIQFSIGFSEHPAFYDRQLNDCYTDLSFALGNKLLGILDEKQHREREGDKNIGWYHKTDFVIKAVIGGEEFNYEGRFDIGDGEGDLIAHIKNFYDYALSPKGEQLYGDDRESLLRGRDEFIPFLEQHTELTQEDEKLLDEIMATESDWYRTAKEAEEKPQANADKVNGAEAPAIETEQSTDDLIGREIIIDNRKYLIENIGKISGDVSLRDITFQNNVGFPINRVEKIGYIQKLLEQEKTELPPEEKTEAPAADRHNFRINDDAIGVGGAKEKFRNNMAAINLLHELEIENRLATPEEQEVLSRYVGWGGLSMAFDEHNAAWAEEFKELYASLSPEEYRAAMESTLTAFYTPPVVIKAMYDALDRLGFSQGNILEPSCGTGNFFGLLPESMQNSKLHGVEIDSLTGRIAKQLYQKANIAIEGFEKTNLPDDHFDVVLGNVPFGEIRVNDSRYNAQKFLIHDYFFAKALDKVRAGGVVMFITSKGTMDKASPEVRKYIAQRAELLGAIRLPDNTFKANAGTEVTSDILILQKRDRVMDIEPDWVHLDTDENGVTMNRYFVEHPEMVLGEIKMENTRFGTFEPVCKARKDIPLSELLSNAVQRINGEIPELDNRVDEISDEQELSVPADPNVRNFSFTLVDGRVYFRENDRMQPASVSMTAENRIKGLIQIRDCVRKLIEYQTEDYPEEMIRTEQENLNRLYDVYTAKYGLINSRGNYLAFASDESYFLLCSLEVLDDEGNFKRKADMFTKRTIKPHREVTSVETASEALALSIGEKARVDLPYMEQLAGKTQVELVQDLQGVIFKVPNCEPVSYVAADEYLSGNVRNKLTVAELAAKNDPELAVNVDALKKVIPKDLSAAEISVRLGATWIPQEDIQRFVMELLTPSSYAAGRLKVRYTPINGDWFIENKSSDMGNVKADSTYGTKRASAYRIIEDTLNLRDTRIFDYVYDEHGNKKAVFNAKETTAAQAKQEVIKQAFQDWIWKDPERRNRLVRYYNDTFNSVRPREYDGSHITFGGISPEITLRPHQVNAIAHILYGGNTLLAHKVGAGKTFEMVAAAQESKRLGLCQKSMFVVPNHLVGQWASEYLRLYPSANILVTTKQDFETGNRKKFCGRIATGDYDAVIIGHSQFEKIPMSIERQREQLEKQLDDIERGIDDVQASKGEQFTVKQLMKTRKAIKTKLEKLNDTKRKDTVIDFEQLGVDRLFIDESHFYKNLYLYTKMRNVGGIAQTEAQKSSDLFMKCRYLDEITGNRGTVFATGTPVSNSMVELYSVQRYLQYDTLAQNGLQHFDSWASTFGETVTALELAPEGTNYRAKTRFAKFYNLPELMQMFREVADIQTADMLKLPVPKVNYHNIKTKPSEIQTEMVASLAKRAEKVRARLVEPNIDNMLKITNDGRKLALDQRMIDPMLPDEPDSKVNVCVDNVYRIWEEHAATKATQLVFCDLSTPKNDGTFNVYDDMREKLIARGIPAEQIRFIHEATTDAQKKELFGKVRSGEVRVLFGSTPKMGAGTNVQDRLIAIHNLDCPWRPSDLEQRQGRIERQGNMFPEVEVYRYVTEQTFDAYLYQLVESKQKFISQIMTSKSPVRSAEDVDEVALSFAEVKMLATGDARFKEKMDLDIQVSKLRVLKQSYLSEHYDLEDRVLKYYPQTIKEYEERIAGYENDAALAEQHKPQGEDKFCPMTLKGVTYTEKADAGEMLLAICKEYPMSAPTEIGSYRGFRMEIYYDTVNTHYCMKLCGKAKHKVDLGADALGNLTRIENELSKLPARLEAAKTKKAETIAQLETAKEEIKKPFAFEDELKEKTERLNALNIELNLNEKDTSVMDTEPEQTEEQPERKCASRER, from the coding sequence ATGGAACAGCATCTGTCCGACCCCTCAACTGTTCAACAGCTCATAGACTTTCTTGCACAGGTACAATGGAAAACGACCTCAGTTTTCAGCCGTAGTAATGGGTGGAAGTTTACCGAGGAATTAAGGGAGCTGCACCCACTCCGCTACCTCTACAATGAGGGCGATGTGGTGTATATCGGTACGGATAAATATGAGATTGCAACACTTACCGAGGAAAAGGTCTATCTGCAAAATGCCGAGTTCCCTATCTTGGGGCAGGAATACAGCCGAGCCGACTTTGAAGAAAAGCTAACGGAAAATCCTGCAAATGACCACCTGAAAGTGGTCGTAACCGAGAAACAGAGGACAGAAACACCGTCCGAGAAAAAGCAGGACGGAATACAGTTTTCTATCGGTTTTTCCGAACACCCTGCCTTTTATGACAGACAGCTTAATGACTGCTATACGGATTTGAGCTTTGCGCTGGGTAATAAGCTGCTTGGTATTTTGGACGAGAAACAGCACCGTGAGCGTGAGGGCGATAAAAATATCGGGTGGTATCACAAGACAGATTTTGTTATCAAGGCTGTTATCGGCGGCGAGGAATTTAACTATGAAGGGCGGTTTGATATTGGCGATGGTGAGGGCGATTTAATTGCCCACATTAAGAATTTTTACGATTATGCCTTATCGCCAAAGGGCGAACAGCTATATGGAGATGACCGAGAAAGCCTGCTCCGTGGCAGAGATGAGTTTATCCCATTCTTGGAACAGCACACCGAGCTGACCCAAGAGGACGAAAAGCTCCTTGATGAGATTATGGCTACCGAAAGTGATTGGTACAGGACAGCCAAGGAAGCCGAAGAAAAACCACAGGCGAATGCCGATAAAGTGAATGGCGCAGAAGCTCCTGCCATTGAAACAGAGCAATCCACAGACGACCTCATAGGCAGGGAAATCATCATAGATAACCGTAAATATCTCATTGAGAATATTGGCAAAATCAGCGGCGATGTGTCCCTGCGTGACATCACATTCCAGAACAATGTGGGTTTTCCGATAAACCGAGTGGAGAAAATCGGCTATATCCAAAAGCTATTGGAACAGGAAAAAACCGAATTACCACCCGAAGAAAAAACGGAAGCTCCTGCCGCAGACCGTCATAATTTCCGTATTAACGATGACGCCATCGGTGTCGGCGGAGCAAAAGAAAAGTTCCGAAACAATATGGCGGCAATCAACCTGCTGCACGAGCTTGAAATCGAAAACCGCCTTGCCACACCCGAAGAACAGGAAGTCCTATCTCGGTATGTCGGTTGGGGCGGTCTTTCTATGGCATTTGATGAACACAATGCGGCGTGGGCGGAGGAATTTAAGGAGCTATATGCCAGCCTATCCCCAGAGGAATACCGTGCCGCTATGGAGTCAACGCTGACCGCTTTTTATACGCCGCCTGTTGTTATCAAGGCGATGTATGACGCACTTGACCGCCTGGGCTTTTCACAGGGCAATATCTTGGAGCCGTCCTGCGGTACAGGTAATTTCTTTGGTCTGCTTCCCGAAAGTATGCAAAACAGCAAGCTCCACGGCGTGGAAATCGACTCTCTCACAGGCAGGATTGCAAAGCAGCTCTACCAAAAAGCGAACATTGCCATTGAGGGCTTTGAGAAAACAAATCTCCCAGACGACCATTTTGATGTAGTCCTCGGTAATGTGCCTTTTGGGGAGATAAGGGTCAATGACAGCCGATACAACGCCCAGAAATTTCTCATACACGACTACTTTTTCGCAAAGGCACTGGATAAAGTCCGTGCCGGCGGCGTTGTGATGTTCATTACCTCAAAGGGTACGATGGATAAAGCAAGTCCAGAGGTACGCAAGTATATTGCCCAGAGAGCCGAGCTGCTCGGAGCTATCCGTCTGCCTGACAACACTTTTAAGGCAAACGCAGGCACGGAGGTCACGAGCGATATTCTTATCCTGCAAAAGCGTGACCGAGTGATGGATATAGAGCCAGACTGGGTACACCTTGATACGGACGAAAACGGTGTTACGATGAACAGATATTTTGTCGAACACCCCGAAATGGTGTTGGGCGAGATAAAGATGGAAAACACACGCTTTGGTACTTTCGAGCCTGTCTGTAAAGCCCGTAAGGATATACCACTTTCCGAGCTTCTGTCCAATGCAGTTCAGAGGATAAACGGCGAAATCCCAGAGCTTGATAATAGGGTTGATGAAATCTCCGATGAGCAGGAGCTTTCTGTTCCTGCTGACCCGAATGTGCGTAACTTCTCTTTTACTCTGGTGGACGGCAGGGTTTACTTCCGAGAGAATGACCGTATGCAACCTGCTTCTGTGTCGATGACCGCAGAAAACCGTATTAAGGGACTTATCCAAATCCGTGACTGTGTGCGTAAGCTCATAGAGTATCAGACCGAAGATTACCCAGAGGAAATGATACGCACCGAGCAGGAAAACCTCAACCGTCTGTATGATGTTTATACCGCAAAATACGGTCTAATCAACAGCCGAGGAAACTATCTTGCTTTTGCTTCAGATGAGAGCTACTTCCTTTTATGTTCTCTGGAGGTGCTTGATGATGAGGGCAACTTCAAACGGAAGGCAGATATGTTCACAAAGCGGACTATCAAACCCCACCGAGAAGTAACTTCGGTTGAAACTGCAAGCGAAGCCCTTGCCCTTTCTATCGGAGAGAAAGCCCGTGTTGATTTGCCTTATATGGAGCAGCTCGCAGGCAAAACGCAGGTTGAGCTTGTGCAGGATTTACAAGGTGTTATCTTCAAAGTACCGAACTGTGAGCCTGTTTCCTATGTAGCCGCAGACGAGTATCTGTCGGGAAATGTCCGAAACAAGCTGACGGTTGCGGAGCTTGCTGCGAAGAATGACCCAGAGCTTGCGGTCAATGTGGATGCCTTGAAAAAGGTCATTCCCAAAGACCTCTCGGCGGCGGAAATCTCTGTCCGTCTGGGTGCGACTTGGATACCGCAGGAAGATATACAGCGGTTTGTGATGGAGCTTTTAACTCCGTCAAGCTATGCCGCAGGCAGATTAAAGGTACGATACACCCCGATAAACGGAGACTGGTTCATAGAGAATAAAAGCTCCGATATGGGGAATGTAAAGGCGGACAGCACCTATGGTACGAAAAGGGCTTCCGCCTATCGTATTATTGAGGACACCTTAAACCTGCGTGACACCCGTATCTTTGATTATGTGTATGACGAACACGGCAATAAAAAAGCGGTGTTCAATGCAAAGGAAACCACGGCGGCACAGGCGAAGCAGGAAGTCATCAAGCAGGCGTTTCAGGATTGGATATGGAAAGACCCAGAACGGCGAAACCGCCTTGTCCGTTATTACAACGACACTTTTAACTCTGTGCGACCCCGTGAGTATGACGGAAGCCATATCACTTTTGGAGGTATCAGCCCAGAAATCACACTAAGACCCCATCAAGTCAACGCCATCGCCCATATCCTTTATGGCGGCAATACGCTCCTTGCCCATAAGGTGGGAGCAGGCAAAACCTTTGAAATGGTAGCCGCCGCACAGGAAAGCAAACGGCTCGGCTTATGCCAGAAATCCATGTTTGTTGTGCCGAATCATCTTGTCGGTCAGTGGGCTTCTGAGTATCTGCGGCTCTATCCGAGTGCAAATATCCTTGTTACAACAAAGCAGGATTTTGAAACAGGAAACCGCAAAAAGTTCTGCGGCAGGATTGCCACGGGCGACTATGATGCAGTCATTATCGGGCATTCGCAGTTTGAAAAAATCCCGATGAGCATAGAACGCCAGAGGGAGCAGTTGGAAAAGCAGCTTGATGATATTGAGCGTGGCATTGACGATGTGCAGGCTTCCAAAGGAGAGCAGTTCACGGTCAAACAGCTAATGAAAACCCGAAAGGCAATCAAGACGAAGCTCGAAAAACTCAACGACACCAAGCGTAAGGATACGGTTATCGATTTTGAACAGCTCGGCGTTGACAGGCTTTTCATTGATGAGAGCCATTTTTATAAGAATTTGTACCTCTACACCAAGATGCGGAATGTAGGCGGTATCGCCCAGACCGAAGCCCAGAAATCAAGCGACCTCTTTATGAAATGCCGCTATTTGGACGAAATCACGGGCAACCGTGGCACGGTTTTCGCAACGGGTACGCCTGTCAGCAATTCAATGGTTGAGCTGTACTCCGTTCAGAGGTACTTGCAGTATGACACCCTTGCACAGAACGGTTTGCAGCATTTTGACAGTTGGGCTTCTACCTTTGGAGAAACGGTTACAGCTCTGGAATTAGCACCCGAAGGCACGAATTACCGAGCCAAGACGAGGTTTGCCAAGTTCTATAACCTGCCAGAGCTGATGCAGATGTTCCGTGAGGTGGCAGATATACAGACCGCCGATATGCTAAAGCTCCCTGTGCCAAAGGTCAATTACCACAATATTAAGACTAAGCCGAGTGAGATACAGACCGAAATGGTAGCTTCCCTTGCGAAGCGGGCTGAGAAAGTCAGGGCAAGGCTTGTCGAGCCGAACATTGACAATATGCTCAAGATAACCAATGACGGACGGAAACTGGCTCTTGACCAGAGAATGATTGACCCGATGCTGCCAGACGAACCAGACAGTAAAGTCAATGTCTGCGTGGATAATGTGTACCGTATCTGGGAGGAACACGCCGCTACCAAAGCGACACAGCTTGTGTTCTGCGACCTGTCCACCCCGAAAAATGACGGTACTTTCAATGTCTATGACGATATGAGGGAGAAGCTGATAGCCCGTGGTATCCCTGCGGAGCAGATACGCTTTATCCACGAAGCGACCACCGATGCACAGAAAAAAGAGTTGTTCGGCAAGGTAAGAAGCGGCGAAGTCCGTGTGCTGTTCGGCTCTACTCCGAAGATGGGAGCAGGTACGAATGTGCAGGACAGACTCATAGCAATCCATAACCTCGATTGTCCGTGGCGTCCTTCCGACCTTGAACAAAGGCAGGGGCGTATTGAACGGCAAGGCAATATGTTTCCAGAGGTGGAGGTTTACCGATATGTGACCGAGCAGACTTTTGATGCTTATCTCTATCAGTTAGTGGAGAGCAAGCAGAAATTTATCAGCCAGATAATGACGAGCAAAAGCCCTGTACGCTCTGCCGAAGATGTGGACGAGGTTGCCCTGTCCTTTGCGGAGGTTAAAATGCTTGCCACAGGTGATGCCCGTTTTAAGGAAAAGATGGATTTGGATATACAGGTTTCCAAGCTCCGAGTGTTAAAGCAGAGTTATCTTTCCGAACATTACGACCTTGAGGACAGGGTGCTGAAATACTATCCCCAGACCATTAAGGAGTATGAGGAACGCATTGCAGGCTATGAAAATGATGCAGCTCTTGCCGAGCAGCACAAGCCGCAGGGCGAGGATAAGTTCTGCCCGATGACCCTAAAAGGCGTGACCTACACCGAAAAGGCAGACGCAGGCGAGATGCTCCTTGCAATCTGTAAAGAGTATCCGATGTCCGCACCTACCGAAATTGGCAGCTACCGAGGTTTCCGAATGGAGATTTATTATGATACGGTCAACACCCATTACTGTATGAAACTTTGCGGAAAAGCAAAGCATAAGGTTGATTTAGGTGCTGATGCCCTCGGAAATCTGACCCGAATTGAAAACGAGCTGTCAAAGCTCCCTGCCAGACTGGAAGCTGCCAAGACCAAAAAGGCGGAAACTATCGCACAGCTTGAAACCGCAAAGGAGGAAATCAAGAAGCCTTTTGCCTTTGAAGATGAGCTGAAAGAAAAAACAGAACGGCTGAACGCTCTTAACATTGAGCTGAATCTGAATGAAAAAGATACTTCTGTTATGGATACCGAGCCAGAGCAGACAGAAGAACAGCCCGAAAGAAAATGTGCAAGTCGGGAGAGATAA
- a CDS encoding TnpV protein has translation MSEITYSRQGDYLIPDLTLPTEPELPLGRYALMHRDYLEKHKRVTYLNLLTSGRLNGHLHEVEQTALQRLELLTKQLSAEQGVTEELKEKAPMQWVGLMNNIRSQAEEVILTELIYK, from the coding sequence ATGAGCGAAATCACTTACAGCAGACAGGGGGATTATCTTATTCCCGACCTAACATTACCGACAGAGCCAGAGCTTCCGCTTGGCAGGTACGCTTTGATGCACAGGGATTATCTGGAGAAGCACAAGCGAGTGACCTATCTCAATCTGCTGACATCGGGCAGGCTGAACGGGCATCTGCACGAGGTAGAGCAGACAGCACTCCAGAGGTTGGAGCTTCTGACGAAGCAGCTCTCAGCCGAGCAGGGCGTGACAGAGGAACTGAAAGAGAAAGCACCGATGCAGTGGGTCGGACTGATGAACAACATCCGCAGTCAAGCGGAGGAAGTGATACTGACCGAACTGATTTACAAGTAA
- a CDS encoding DUF6664 family protein, with protein sequence MSEVKGVLDNFRFETFVDVHSNIFAEYLSSVIAKLPKENPEYHFIEERIEELYKEYPKVMAVLDTEKPSDLSEQECKALIEVLELRNRLSDMQQEAIYFRGCYDSVGYLKKAGIL encoded by the coding sequence ATGTCGGAGGTGAAAGGTGTGCTTGATAATTTCAGATTTGAAACCTTTGTTGATGTGCATAGCAACATCTTTGCTGAATATCTAAGCTCCGTTATCGCAAAGCTGCCCAAAGAAAATCCAGAATACCATTTCATAGAGGAAAGGATAGAGGAACTCTACAAGGAGTATCCCAAAGTGATGGCAGTTTTGGATACGGAAAAGCCGAGTGATTTATCCGAGCAGGAGTGTAAGGCTTTGATAGAAGTTTTGGAGCTTCGGAACAGGCTCAGCGATATGCAGCAGGAAGCAATCTATTTCAGAGGGTGCTATGACAGCGTTGGGTATCTCAAAAAGGCAGGAATTTTGTAA